One Nostoc punctiforme PCC 73102 DNA window includes the following coding sequences:
- a CDS encoding sensor histidine kinase: MVLLTYPSFRLLLYLEWLLLATALFMEVLLPFEFSWSLLVRVVAIATFSLMGLRLPMVKLETKLFYTALEFVLILLPTTQHSLSSRSVFLLCLVLVMRSCLIFKRSGQLLVLGLSLLSYGTLVLSRPIVADKFMREKLIAMSLDWRLSNILLFSLTLVFALLLINALLAERQSREQLEIAHLQLEITNQQLCQYALRIEDQATLQERNRIAREIHDGLGHTLVAQTIQINNTLLFWESNNDKALTFLKQAKELGAEALLEIRRSLSLLRSNPLQGQSLQSAIEKLLTDFHQTTGIEPSCKIDVPHTLPTEINTALYRIVQESLTNICKHAQATSVTVRLLARTGMIHLSIEDNGKGFNPTQNTTGFGLQGMRERAVALGAQLNLQSQLGTGCCISVSLPLSKLLVF; this comes from the coding sequence ATGGTTCTCTTGACCTACCCATCGTTTCGTCTGTTGCTTTATCTAGAGTGGCTGTTATTAGCCACGGCATTGTTTATGGAAGTTTTGCTGCCGTTTGAGTTTTCCTGGTCGTTGCTGGTACGAGTTGTCGCGATCGCAACTTTCAGCTTGATGGGTTTGAGACTACCGATGGTGAAGCTGGAAACGAAATTATTTTATACAGCCCTGGAATTTGTTTTAATTTTGCTGCCAACAACTCAACATAGCTTATCTAGTCGCTCCGTTTTCTTGCTGTGTCTGGTACTGGTGATGCGGAGTTGTCTAATATTTAAGCGATCGGGACAGTTGCTTGTCTTGGGTTTATCTCTGCTTAGTTATGGAACACTGGTTTTATCAAGACCGATTGTAGCTGATAAGTTTATGAGAGAAAAGCTGATCGCCATGTCTTTAGATTGGCGATTAAGTAATATATTATTGTTTAGCTTAACGTTAGTATTCGCTTTATTGTTAATCAATGCCCTGCTTGCAGAGCGTCAAAGTCGAGAGCAGTTAGAAATTGCCCATCTGCAATTAGAGATCACCAATCAACAACTGTGTCAGTATGCGCTACGGATTGAAGATCAGGCAACCTTGCAGGAACGCAACCGAATTGCCCGCGAAATTCATGATGGGTTAGGACACACTCTAGTTGCCCAAACGATTCAGATTAATAACACCCTGTTGTTCTGGGAATCAAATAATGATAAAGCATTAACATTTCTCAAACAGGCAAAGGAATTGGGGGCTGAGGCGCTGCTAGAAATTCGGCGATCGCTTTCTCTTTTACGTTCAAATCCTTTGCAAGGGCAATCTCTCCAATCAGCTATTGAAAAGCTGCTGACAGATTTTCACCAAACCACAGGTATCGAACCATCCTGTAAAATTGACGTGCCGCACACTTTACCAACAGAAATAAACACGGCCTTATACCGTATTGTGCAAGAATCGCTGACAAATATTTGCAAACACGCTCAGGCGACAAGTGTCACCGTTCGACTACTGGCTCGCACTGGGATGATTCATCTGTCAATCGAAGATAATGGAAAAGGATTTAACCCCACTCAAAATACAACCGGGTTTGGACTACAAGGGATGCGAGAACGCGCGGTTGCACTAGGCGCTCAGTTAAATCTCCAAAGTCAACTAGGAACAGGTTGCTGTATTTCTGTTTCTTTGCCGCTATCAAAACTATTGGTGTTTTAG